Proteins found in one bacterium genomic segment:
- a CDS encoding penicillin-binding protein 2: protein MHMQKQDNKNNFNLRMKYGKYFFLFLFSVVLFGLFKIQVIDYSIYSLKDKKTRYEKVKIPVCRGTIYDRNGKILAMSVPVYSVGIDTWVINNLKEKNLDDIEEKKICDCLGIEKQILKEKTKKPYAILKDNLTVEEYQKIKDEYEKGEIKGIYFVRNYKRVYPNGSHCCHILGFIGKDGNGLEGIELFYDNLLRGREGVVLYLKDGKGNLIPTINKVLIPPEEGKDIYLTVDSNIQFMVEEEIKDGLKNFNSNSISEIVMDPENGEILAMANVPDYDLNFPSKFPESYRRNRCITDFLEPGSVFKIVTGTAAIEEGIFSPYNIIFCENGKYFVRGHYVHDTHKYGDLSFIDVIVKSSNIGTIKIALSLGEEKLYEYCKKFGFGQLTEIDLPGEIKGVLRPLEKWSNYSITAVPIGQEVGITSIQGIRAMAVLSNGGYLVWPHLVKKVTLPDGKDFFKVPIKKRKVISERSCEIMKGALLKVVSEQGTAPLASIEGYKIYGKTGTAQKAENGRYVHGKYCASFIGFLTQNNSNIIISVNVDEPKPLYYGGVVAAPIFKNTMWRILQYCDVPPDNNHEEIKIVLEKKGKK, encoded by the coding sequence ATGCATATGCAGAAACAAGACAATAAAAATAATTTTAATCTTAGAATGAAATATGGAAAATATTTTTTTCTTTTTCTTTTTTCTGTTGTATTGTTTGGCCTTTTCAAAATTCAGGTAATTGATTATTCAATTTATTCATTAAAAGACAAAAAGACAAGGTACGAAAAAGTAAAAATCCCTGTTTGTAGAGGAACAATTTATGATAGAAATGGCAAAATTCTTGCTATGAGTGTACCTGTCTATTCTGTTGGAATTGATACATGGGTTATCAATAATTTAAAGGAAAAAAATTTAGATGATATTGAAGAGAAAAAAATATGTGATTGTCTTGGTATAGAAAAACAAATTTTAAAAGAGAAAACGAAAAAGCCATATGCAATTCTAAAAGATAATTTAACAGTTGAAGAATACCAAAAAATAAAAGATGAATATGAAAAAGGAGAAATAAAGGGAATTTATTTTGTAAGGAATTATAAGAGAGTTTATCCTAATGGTAGTCATTGTTGTCATATCCTTGGTTTCATAGGAAAAGATGGAAATGGACTTGAAGGAATAGAATTGTTTTATGATAACCTTTTAAGAGGAAGAGAAGGAGTTGTTTTATATCTGAAAGATGGTAAAGGTAATTTAATTCCAACAATAAATAAAGTTCTTATTCCCCCAGAAGAAGGAAAAGATATATATCTTACAGTAGATTCAAATATACAGTTTATGGTAGAAGAAGAAATAAAGGATGGATTAAAGAATTTTAATTCCAACAGTATTTCTGAAATTGTTATGGACCCTGAAAATGGAGAAATACTCGCAATGGCAAATGTTCCTGATTATGACCTGAATTTTCCTTCAAAGTTTCCTGAATCATATAGAAGAAATAGATGTATAACTGATTTTTTAGAGCCTGGTTCAGTTTTTAAAATTGTTACAGGTACCGCTGCTATTGAAGAAGGAATTTTTTCTCCCTATAATATAATTTTTTGTGAAAATGGCAAATATTTTGTCAGAGGACATTATGTACACGATACTCATAAATATGGGGACCTTTCATTCATAGATGTAATAGTAAAATCAAGTAATATTGGCACAATAAAAATTGCTCTTTCACTCGGTGAGGAAAAATTATATGAGTATTGTAAAAAATTCGGTTTTGGGCAACTGACTGAAATTGATTTACCTGGTGAAATAAAAGGGGTCTTGCGACCATTAGAAAAATGGAGTAATTACTCCATCACTGCTGTTCCAATAGGCCAGGAAGTAGGAATAACTTCAATCCAGGGTATTAGAGCAATGGCTGTTTTAAGTAATGGAGGATATCTTGTCTGGCCACATTTAGTCAAAAAAGTCACTTTACCTGATGGAAAAGATTTCTTCAAAGTCCCAATAAAAAAAAGGAAAGTTATTTCAGAAAGAAGTTGTGAAATAATGAAAGGAGCACTACTAAAAGTTGTAAGTGAACAGGGAACAGCACCTCTCGCCTCTATTGAAGGGTATAAAATTTATGGTAAAACAGGAACAGCACAAAAAGCAGAAAATGGGAGATATGTTCATGGTAAATACTGTGCATCTTTTATTGGATTTCTCACTCAAAATAATAGTAATATAATAATTTCAGTAAATGTTGATGAGCCAAAACCACTTTATTATGGAGGAGTTGTAGCAGCGCCTATTTTCAAAAATACAATGTGGAGAATTTTGCAGTACTGTGATGTTCCACCTGACAATAACCATGAGGAAATAAAAATAGTGTTAGAAAAGAAAGGAAAAAAATGA
- the queF gene encoding preQ(1) synthase yields MDEYKDYAKKGLHQKLPDIQYFENQFRKYKIKIIISEFTSICPKTSQPDFGTIIIEYEPDKYVIELKSLKLYIQAYRNLGIFYENAVNRILKDIVKTINPIWIKVTGDFNPRGGIKSVVEVSYSSENNLIK; encoded by the coding sequence ATGGATGAATATAAAGATTATGCTAAAAAAGGACTTCACCAGAAATTACCTGATATTCAGTATTTTGAAAACCAATTTAGAAAATACAAGATAAAAATAATAATTTCAGAATTCACTTCTATATGTCCAAAAACCAGCCAACCAGATTTTGGGACTATAATAATTGAATATGAGCCAGATAAGTATGTTATTGAATTAAAATCATTAAAATTATATATTCAAGCATATAGAAATTTAGGTATTTTTTATGAAAACGCTGTGAATAGAATTCTGAAAGATATTGTTAAAACAATTAATCCCATATGGATTAAGGTAACTGGTGATTTCAACCCAAGAGGTGGAATAAAATCTGTCGTTGAGGTTAGTTATTCTTCTGAAAATAATTTAATAAAATAA
- the groES gene encoding co-chaperone GroES, producing MAKLRIRPLGDRVVIEPSEAEEKTKSGIILPDTAKEKPQEGKVVAAGKGKTDESGKIIPMEVKVGDKVLYGKYAGTEITIDEKEYIILREEDILAVVEDK from the coding sequence ATGGCTAAATTAAGAATTAGACCACTTGGAGATAGGGTTGTAATTGAACCATCAGAAGCAGAAGAAAAAACAAAAAGCGGAATAATTTTACCTGATACTGCAAAGGAAAAACCACAGGAAGGAAAAGTTGTTGCTGCTGGAAAAGGGAAAACTGATGAGAGTGGTAAAATAATTCCAATGGAAGTTAAGGTTGGAGATAAAGTTTTATATGGAAAATATGCAGGAACTGAAATAACAATAGACGAAAAAGAGTATATCATTCTTAGAGAAGAAGATATACTTGCAGTCGTTGAAGACAAATAA
- the groL gene encoding chaperonin GroEL (60 kDa chaperone family; promotes refolding of misfolded polypeptides especially under stressful conditions; forms two stacked rings of heptamers to form a barrel-shaped 14mer; ends can be capped by GroES; misfolded proteins enter the barrel where they are refolded when GroES binds) — MAKQILLGEEARRVILEGMEIMVKALKPTLGPKGRCVVLEKKFGSPTVINDGVTIAKEIELEDPYKNLGAQLLKEVASKTNDDTGDGTTSASVLGYAIAKEGFKNVAAGANPVHLRRGIEKAVKAIVDKLKLMSKPVKDKHEIQQVATIAAANDIEIGQIIAEAMDKVGKEGVITVEEAKGTETELNVVEGMQFDRGYLSPYFITDPERMECILEDVYILIYDKKISAVKDILPLLEKVAQAGKPLLIIAEEVEGEALATLVVNKLRGTFQCCAVKAPGFGDRRKAMLEDIAILTGGQPILEELGIKLESVDLNMLGRAKRIIVDKENTTIVEGAGSSSKIQGRINQIKSEIEKTTSDYDKEKLQERLAKLAGGVAVINVGAPTETDMKERKARVEDGLSATRAAVEEGVVPGGGVALLRCQAEIDKLKFDDPDEKTGAKIVQKALESPLRQIAENSGLDGAVVVQKVRESDDVNFGFNAEKDKFEDIVKAGIIDPTKVVRSALENAASMAALLLTSEALITEKPEKKEEKVPTPPPYPEY; from the coding sequence ATGGCAAAACAAATATTACTTGGTGAAGAAGCAAGAAGGGTTATACTTGAAGGAATGGAGATAATGGTAAAGGCACTAAAACCAACTCTTGGACCAAAAGGAAGATGCGTTGTATTAGAAAAGAAGTTTGGTTCTCCAACAGTAATTAATGATGGAGTTACCATTGCAAAAGAAATTGAACTTGAGGACCCATATAAAAATTTGGGAGCCCAACTTTTAAAAGAAGTTGCTTCTAAAACAAACGATGATACTGGTGATGGAACAACTTCTGCATCAGTTTTAGGATATGCTATAGCAAAAGAGGGTTTTAAAAATGTTGCTGCTGGTGCAAATCCTGTCCATTTAAGAAGAGGAATAGAAAAAGCAGTAAAAGCAATTGTTGACAAATTGAAATTAATGAGTAAGCCAGTGAAAGATAAGCATGAAATTCAACAGGTTGCAACAATTGCTGCTGCAAACGATATTGAAATAGGGCAGATTATTGCAGAAGCAATGGATAAAGTTGGTAAAGAAGGAGTTATAACAGTTGAAGAAGCAAAAGGGACAGAAACAGAATTAAATGTGGTTGAAGGAATGCAGTTTGATAGAGGATATCTTTCTCCATATTTCATTACCGACCCTGAAAGAATGGAATGTATTCTTGAAGATGTTTACATTTTAATATATGATAAAAAAATATCAGCAGTAAAAGATATTCTTCCACTTCTTGAAAAAGTTGCACAGGCAGGAAAACCACTTTTAATAATTGCAGAAGAAGTTGAGGGAGAAGCACTTGCAACTCTTGTTGTTAACAAATTAAGAGGAACATTCCAGTGTTGTGCTGTAAAAGCACCAGGTTTTGGTGATAGAAGAAAAGCAATGCTTGAAGACATTGCTATTCTTACAGGCGGTCAACCAATATTAGAAGAATTGGGAATTAAATTAGAAAGTGTTGACTTAAACATGCTTGGAAGAGCAAAAAGAATAATAGTAGATAAAGAAAATACAACAATTGTTGAAGGAGCTGGCTCTTCATCAAAAATACAAGGAAGAATAAATCAGATTAAAAGTGAGATTGAAAAAACAACATCTGATTATGACAAAGAAAAATTACAGGAGCGACTTGCGAAATTAGCAGGTGGTGTTGCTGTAATAAATGTCGGAGCACCAACTGAAACAGATATGAAAGAAAGAAAAGCAAGAGTTGAAGATGGATTAAGTGCAACAAGAGCAGCAGTTGAAGAAGGCGTTGTTCCTGGTGGTGGTGTTGCTTTATTAAGATGCCAGGCAGAGATAGATAAACTAAAATTTGATGACCCTGATGAGAAAACAGGAGCAAAAATTGTTCAAAAAGCACTTGAATCACCATTGAGACAAATTGCTGAAAATTCAGGACTTGATGGGGCAGTAGTTGTTCAAAAAGTCAGAGAATCAGATGATGTGAATTTTGGATTCAATGCCGAAAAAGATAAATTTGAAGATATAGTGAAAGCAGGAATTATTGACCCAACAAAGGTTGTCAGGAGCGCTTTGGAAAACGCAGCAAGTATGGCTGCATTACTTCTTACATCAGAAGCACTTATAACAGAAAAACCAGAGAAGAAAGAAGAAAAAGTTCCAACACCGCCCCCTTATCCTGAATACTAA
- a CDS encoding L-rhamnose isomerase has translation MNEKWIENGIEHLINVFGKEKVERAIEYVKNFDVEIPSWIFGPFGGGRFGEYTPPAAARNIYEKIDDACFVYKITGCGKKVMTHVLWDFSDDGIEPDINIVEKVTNYLKDKEMKLGIVNPTYFLSGSHKGTFTNPEKKVRERYIKQTIFASDIAKKFGNSIISLWFPDGSLYPGQIELDENYKLMKKSFEEIYNKISEDVFILIEYKLFEPGAYSTTIPDWGTSYILAKLRKKHSGVLIDMGHHPYGVNIEQIVATLISDGMRCGFHFNTRYAADDDLAVEPNPQMARIFYYLVKGKVVSNKEENKNWFYGIDQASGIENRIEAVIHSIDSLQISLAKACLVDINKLNTLQLEDDIIGANRYFNDILINTDVRPIIYKARIEKGLAFDPILEYKKSGYQEKIEKERE, from the coding sequence ATGAATGAAAAATGGATTGAAAATGGTATTGAGCATTTGATAAATGTATTTGGAAAAGAAAAAGTTGAAAGAGCAATTGAATATGTTAAAAATTTTGATGTTGAAATTCCGTCATGGATATTTGGACCTTTTGGAGGAGGGAGATTTGGAGAATATACTCCACCGGCAGCAGCAAGAAATATTTATGAGAAAATAGATGATGCCTGCTTTGTATATAAAATTACTGGATGTGGAAAAAAAGTTATGACACATGTTCTATGGGACTTTTCTGATGATGGAATAGAACCTGATATAAATATTGTTGAAAAAGTTACAAATTACTTAAAAGATAAAGAAATGAAATTAGGAATTGTAAATCCAACATATTTTCTTTCTGGTTCTCATAAGGGAACTTTCACAAATCCAGAAAAAAAAGTTAGAGAAAGATATATTAAACAGACAATTTTTGCTTCTGATATAGCAAAAAAATTTGGAAATAGTATTATTTCTTTATGGTTTCCAGATGGCTCATTATATCCTGGCCAAATAGAACTTGATGAGAATTATAAATTGATGAAAAAATCTTTTGAAGAAATTTACAATAAAATTTCAGAAGATGTATTTATTTTAATAGAGTACAAACTTTTTGAACCAGGAGCATATAGTACAACAATTCCTGATTGGGGAACTTCGTATATCCTTGCAAAATTAAGGAAAAAACACTCTGGTGTTTTAATTGATATGGGACATCATCCTTATGGAGTAAATATTGAACAGATTGTTGCTACCTTAATTTCGGATGGCATGAGATGCGGTTTCCATTTCAATACAAGATATGCAGCGGATGATGACCTGGCAGTTGAACCTAACCCACAAATGGCAAGAATTTTTTACTATTTAGTTAAAGGAAAAGTAGTTTCAAACAAAGAAGAAAATAAAAATTGGTTCTATGGAATTGACCAAGCATCAGGAATAGAAAATAGAATTGAGGCAGTGATTCATTCAATTGACTCATTACAAATTTCTCTTGCAAAAGCATGCCTGGTAGATATAAATAAATTAAATACCTTACAATTAGAAGATGATATTATTGGAGCAAATAGATATTTTAACGATATATTAATAAACACAGATGTAAGACCAATCATTTATAAAGCAAGAATTGAAAAAGGACTTGCATTTGACCCAATTTTAGAATATAAAAAATCTGGTTATCAGGAAAAAATAGAAAAAGAAAGAGAATAA
- a CDS encoding sugar kinase, protein MKLKENCKYGLAVPTSIGVRITPLNNQPVHTSSLYIMQATSAETNVASISSYLGIPVKVLTAFVKGSPIARFIKENLRSRGMDFEGNEFEQAGPWGYRHQFNIGDTGYGARGPKVWNDRSGEVGRILRPEDFDLEGLFGQEGVKIVHMSGLIAALSPDTKKFCLEIANIAKKHNTRISFDLNYRASFWKNREQELRSAFTEIASISDILVGNEEDFQLCLGIKGPEVGGKNIKDQIDSFKEMIERTKKLFPKVEVFATTLREVISANQHLWGAIMSVGKNWYVVEPREIFVLDRIGGGDAFVGGLLYGILKNWTEEKWIQFGWASGALVVTLLTDYAQPLNEEEIWDIWAGKARVKR, encoded by the coding sequence ATGAAATTAAAAGAAAATTGTAAATATGGTCTTGCAGTTCCAACAAGCATTGGAGTTAGAATAACCCCTTTAAATAATCAACCAGTTCATACAAGTTCTTTATATATAATGCAGGCAACGAGTGCTGAAACAAATGTTGCAAGTATTTCTTCTTATTTAGGAATACCTGTAAAAGTTCTTACTGCTTTTGTTAAAGGAAGCCCAATTGCAAGATTTATAAAAGAAAATTTGAGAAGTAGAGGGATGGATTTTGAAGGTAATGAATTTGAGCAGGCAGGACCATGGGGATATAGACATCAGTTTAATATTGGAGATACTGGATATGGAGCAAGAGGGCCAAAAGTATGGAATGATAGAAGTGGTGAAGTAGGGAGAATTTTAAGACCTGAGGACTTTGACTTAGAAGGACTTTTTGGGCAAGAAGGAGTTAAAATTGTTCATATGTCAGGGTTAATTGCAGCACTTTCTCCTGATACAAAAAAATTTTGTTTAGAAATTGCCAATATCGCAAAAAAACATAACACAAGAATTTCGTTTGACCTAAATTACAGAGCATCTTTCTGGAAAAATAGAGAACAAGAGTTAAGAAGTGCCTTTACTGAAATTGCAAGTATTTCAGATATACTTGTAGGAAATGAAGAGGACTTTCAACTTTGTTTAGGAATTAAAGGACCAGAAGTTGGAGGGAAAAATATAAAAGACCAGATAGATAGTTTTAAAGAAATGATTGAAAGAACAAAAAAGTTATTTCCTAAGGTAGAAGTCTTTGCTACAACTTTAAGAGAAGTAATAAGTGCAAATCAACATTTATGGGGTGCAATAATGTCAGTTGGGAAAAACTGGTATGTAGTAGAACCAAGAGAGATTTTTGTTCTTGATAGAATTGGTGGTGGTGATGCTTTTGTTGGTGGACTTTTATATGGAATTCTCAAGAACTGGACAGAAGAAAAATGGATACAGTTTGGATGGGCATCTGGAGCACTTGTTGTAACACTTTTAACTGACTATGCTCAACCACTAAATGAAGAAGAAATATGGGATATATGGGCAGGTAAAGCACGAGTAAAAAGGTAA
- a CDS encoding PIG-L family deacetylase — MKRNILVIGAHIDDCEGGSCAGISLKFIKLGYKVYFLNTIGNLKSWSIVKDKKTEEALIQEAYKAAEILGTHKILLKFQHNHLFDMDFNVIKEIAKVIKKINPEIILIPWPKDNHPDHVRTAKASLEAISYFNINSSLGGKTSIKVNLKEILAYEISSWQTENFKPDFFINITNEMEIVCQSMKAFKHIGTKLYIKDKKAQCSLWGIQAEFKYAEGFKHLGPYFPINSILLALFGKDLRPAGFLQYPWGIRL; from the coding sequence ATGAAAAGAAATATATTAGTTATTGGAGCGCATATAGATGACTGTGAAGGTGGAAGTTGTGCAGGAATAAGTTTGAAGTTCATAAAATTAGGGTACAAGGTTTATTTTCTTAATACAATAGGCAATCTTAAAAGTTGGTCAATTGTTAAAGATAAAAAAACTGAAGAAGCTTTAATTCAAGAAGCGTATAAGGCAGCAGAAATTTTGGGTACTCATAAGATTTTGTTAAAATTTCAACATAATCACCTTTTTGATATGGATTTCAATGTAATAAAAGAAATTGCAAAAGTAATTAAGAAAATAAATCCTGAAATTATTTTAATTCCATGGCCTAAAGACAATCATCCTGACCATGTTAGAACAGCAAAAGCATCATTAGAAGCAATTTCTTATTTTAATATCAATTCTTCACTTGGAGGGAAAACGTCTATTAAAGTAAATTTAAAAGAAATATTGGCATATGAAATAAGTAGTTGGCAAACAGAGAATTTTAAACCTGATTTTTTTATAAATATTACTAATGAAATGGAAATAGTATGTCAATCTATGAAAGCATTTAAACATATTGGAACTAAACTTTATATAAAGGATAAAAAAGCACAGTGTAGTCTATGGGGAATTCAAGCAGAATTCAAATATGCTGAAGGATTTAAACATCTTGGTCCATATTTTCCGATAAATTCAATATTACTCGCCTTATTTGGTAAAGATTTAAGACCAGCAGGTTTTCTTCAATATCCATGGGGAATTCGACTCTAA
- the rsmH gene encoding 16S rRNA (cytosine(1402)-N(4))-methyltransferase RsmH, with amino-acid sequence MEHYPVMKEKVLELLNPKEGGIYVDATSGYGGHSKYILKNSAKNIFLYCIDKDDDAIENLKRNLIEFKNFKAIKGGFENLIEILKNENVKKIDGIIFDLGFSIHQIKNPERGFSFSVDGPIDMRYDIEQNLNAKEILNKWAAKDLIYIFKNYGEIKNAERIVSKIIERRKKIEFETTREFADFISSITHRERKKIHPATKFFMALRIATNNEFPNLKDGLNQAVNLLKENGRIIVITFHSLEDRIVKRFLKNRDDIKIITKKVIIPDEEEIRKNPESRSAKLRAGEKK; translated from the coding sequence ATGGAACATTATCCTGTAATGAAAGAAAAAGTTTTAGAACTATTAAACCCGAAAGAGGGTGGAATTTATGTTGATGCAACTTCAGGGTACGGGGGACACAGCAAATATATTCTTAAAAATTCAGCAAAAAATATTTTTCTTTATTGTATTGATAAAGATGATGACGCAATTGAAAATTTAAAAAGAAATTTAATAGAATTTAAAAATTTTAAAGCAATAAAAGGTGGTTTTGAAAATTTAATAGAAATTTTGAAAAATGAAAATGTAAAAAAAATTGACGGGATAATATTTGACCTTGGTTTTTCAATTCATCAGATTAAAAATCCTGAAAGAGGATTTTCTTTTTCTGTTGATGGCCCAATTGATATGAGATATGACATAGAACAAAATCTTAATGCAAAAGAAATTTTAAACAAATGGGCTGCTAAAGACCTTATTTATATTTTTAAAAATTATGGGGAAATAAAAAACGCAGAAAGAATTGTAAGTAAAATTATAGAAAGAAGAAAAAAAATAGAATTTGAAACAACGAGGGAATTTGCTGATTTCATTTCATCTATTACTCACAGAGAAAGAAAAAAAATCCACCCTGCAACAAAATTTTTTATGGCTTTGAGAATTGCAACAAACAATGAATTCCCCAATTTAAAAGATGGCTTAAATCAGGCAGTAAATTTACTAAAAGAAAATGGAAGAATTATTGTCATCACCTTTCATTCTCTTGAGGATAGAATTGTAAAAAGGTTCTTAAAAAATAGAGATGATATTAAAATTATAACTAAAAAAGTAATTATTCCTGATGAAGAAGAAATAAGGAAAAATCCTGAAAGTAGAAGTGCAAAATTAAGAGCAGGTGAGAAAAAATGA
- a CDS encoding ribonuclease HI family protein: MKKLTVFIDGASRGNPGNASIGIVIYENGNLLMEKGEYIGVGTNNIAEYMALIYSLIECIKLKAKNIEIKSDSLLLVKQIKGEYKVKNEFIKKLNIIANKLIENFNTFEIKYIPREENKKADKIASEILSYNSLFPSS; the protein is encoded by the coding sequence ATGAAGAAACTTACTGTTTTTATTGATGGTGCAAGTCGTGGAAATCCAGGAAATGCTTCTATTGGAATTGTAATATATGAAAATGGAAACTTACTTATGGAGAAAGGTGAATATATAGGAGTAGGAACCAACAATATTGCTGAATATATGGCTTTAATATATAGTTTAATTGAATGTATAAAATTAAAAGCAAAAAATATTGAAATTAAAAGTGATAGTTTATTACTTGTTAAACAGATTAAAGGAGAGTATAAAGTAAAAAATGAATTTATTAAAAAACTAAATATAATTGCAAATAAATTAATAGAAAATTTTAATACATTTGAGATTAAATACATACCAAGAGAAGAAAATAAAAAAGCAGACAAAATCGCTTCTGAAATTTTATCTTACAATTCACTTTTCCCATCCAGTTAA
- a CDS encoding acylphosphatase, giving the protein MKRYHLLIGGFVQGVGFRWYCQKIAKKLGLVGWVKNLSDGNVEILVEGEDSTIKDFLSQLKSGYLGRNISNIEIFEEKYSGEFNDFDIKF; this is encoded by the coding sequence ATGAAGAGGTATCACCTTTTAATTGGCGGTTTTGTTCAAGGTGTAGGTTTTAGATGGTATTGTCAGAAAATAGCAAAAAAGTTAGGACTTGTCGGCTGGGTAAAAAATTTAAGTGATGGGAATGTTGAAATATTAGTTGAAGGAGAAGATAGCACAATAAAAGATTTCTTATCTCAATTAAAAAGCGGTTATTTAGGTAGAAATATATCTAATATTGAAATATTTGAAGAAAAATATAGCGGTGAATTTAATGATTTTGATATAAAATTTTAA
- the mraZ gene encoding division/cell wall cluster transcriptional repressor MraZ: MVYFGEFRSKLDKEGRIVIPSKMREQLKDRNVYITRGFEECLFLFSETIWNSQTEKLKTLPFTKGDPRAFTRLFFSGAYRTKIDKQGRLNIPLTLTNYAKINNGVVIIGVGFRIEIWDEKKWDEYYKKFLPSYAEISEKLIGSE; this comes from the coding sequence ATGGTATACTTTGGTGAATTTAGGAGTAAATTAGATAAAGAAGGAAGGATAGTAATTCCTTCAAAAATGAGAGAACAGTTAAAAGATAGAAATGTTTATATTACAAGGGGATTTGAAGAATGCCTCTTTTTATTTTCTGAAACAATATGGAATTCTCAAACAGAAAAATTGAAAACATTACCATTTACAAAAGGAGACCCAAGAGCATTTACAAGATTGTTTTTTTCAGGTGCTTACAGAACAAAAATTGATAAACAAGGACGGCTGAATATCCCTTTAACCCTTACAAATTATGCAAAAATAAATAATGGAGTTGTTATTATTGGAGTTGGTTTCAGAATAGAAATATGGGACGAGAAAAAGTGGGATGAGTATTATAAGAAATTTTTACCAAGTTATGCAGAAATTTCAGAAAAGTTGATTGGTTCAGAATAA